In Syngnathus typhle isolate RoL2023-S1 ecotype Sweden linkage group LG13, RoL_Styp_1.0, whole genome shotgun sequence, the sequence ttttattaaaagtgaagacaatttgcaattctagtaatgacacacgaatttgatgcacaatttgtcttcgcgggccacataaaatgatgtggcgggccgtatctggcccccgggccttgagtttgacacatgtgcTTTAAATAGtaagatgatttttttaaatctacatAGGCAAATGAATATTATCTTGATGAAGAACAACAAATAACAGaagcatttatttaaaaaaaaaaaatcgaaacaaATCCCATTGATGTAGTTTCCAGTCCAAATTTGGTCGGAATCTACCTAAAGATGACaacataaaaatgttttttcatttaatttataaaataaaagcatttgtTATGTCAACTTTACaatgttgtttttgtattttagcTACGGTCGATtcttctagaaaaaaaaaaaaaaaaagacaataaacgTCTGCGCGTCCGTTGTCAAGGCAACACCAAGGCTAGTATGAGCACACTCGTCTCTGAAGCCTTCGTTCCtctcacttttgtttttttttcttcacagctTTGGTAGCACAACAAGCTATGTCCGGAGATAACAATGACCTTGAACGAACTTTTTCCTTCCGTTCAGTACCATCCAGGAAGTTTGCGTTCCTGGAGGAAAAGGAGACCGTAGCTCTGTTGATGAAATGGTAAACTCCGAGATAAGCTGTCCCGTaaaaacatttgtaaatatACTATGTTCTGTCGCCATCTGGTGGTGTCTTAATGTAATtatagttttttatttatttatttatttattttcaggtcGATGCTCGGGAAACTCTCCGCACAAACGTTCAACTTTGACCAGAAGTTTCACCTTTACGATAGCGACAGGTTTGCGCTGGTATGACGTGATGTCAAGTCAACtgagaaaaaaattataattttagccactttatttattcttttttcctcattatctttatattttattatactgTAATTGTAGTGTTACAAAATCGTGGATAGGGGTTTTAATTGTTTAtattggtgctttttttttgaaaggggTGTGTAGATTTTTATATCCATAGTAGCCAACTTGTTCATGAGACAGGGCCTCAccaataccgtattggcccgaatataagacggtgttttttgcattgaaataagactgaaaaagtgggggtcatcttacatttggggtctagacattatacccattcacaacgctagatggcgccagatatctttaaagcgaatgttgaacttaactccccaggccaaagtgaacccctgtcacaaagaataaaaataaaaatagcggtagcacgaagaagaaaaatagaaaatagcggtaagaaagaaaagagaagaaaataacagAAGAGAtaatagaaaatggagaaaTGTAGCGACAATCTGGAGAAAAGTGGGTCGAAGATTGGCCAGGTTAACCGACAGCTGAGGAGAAGTTATGATgcttagtttacatatttaaacagatattaagatgtgatagacaatttttgaatgatttgaatggggcaaaataaCACGTTTTTTCTTGCgattatattgttataatcatttgtttcagatgtattgtaattattttctgtataaaaatttggtgttcaaaaagtcttttttcaaacttgagtcttgaaaaagacgggggtcgtcttataatcaaggtcgtcttatattcgggccaagaCGGTAATAGTGCATGCTGTAAGTGTTGATCCATGGGGTGTTTTGAGAAAAATGTTAACGTCTTTATTTGTTGTTGATTATTTGTACGTGTCGCCATCACTCTTCATACAGTGCTTCTTCACAGACGCTAGCGTGCTCTCCAGTGTGAAAATGATGGACGGCTGGCAGCCTTTCGGTATGTCCTGTCACGTGATAGTAGGTCATTCGGGTCTAACTTTCCTTTTCTTCACAGACAGACCAGTAGCATCAGTGGACGTGGAGGTGGTACCATGCACCAAGGTCTCCATGGACCTTTTTGACCCCATCTACACTTGCGGCATCGTGGCATCTTCTGGGCACATCGCTAGATGCTTCCACGAAGTCTACCCGGACTATGATAAACTCCGAGAAGTGagactttctttttgtttcaccaCTTGGTTCGTTTCCCCTCCGaacaaatgtttgtgtgtgtgcagatgcTGCAGGATGAAGACTCAGACAACTACCATATATTGGGGAGCGCCGAGCGAGCGGAGTTTCTGTTTCGCCTCTTCAAATACCTTTGTCTCGGTGGAGAGCTGAACCAGTATGAAGACACGATCGAGCCTTACATCAATGTTACCAAAAAAGTCTACAAAGAGCTCATCAGGTACAAAAGGTCCAATAtgagtattattattttctccTAATGAAAACATCTGTTTCAGGCtctaaattttagaaaaaaaatacaatttactgATAGTTTAACGTCGCAAACTGATACAAACTATTTTCTATCGTTTTTCTTGCAGTGTTCAAAAGGATCCAGAAACTAAACGGATTGCCGTAGTCTCCATGGTGCTCAAAGTCCATGTCTATGTCCGTCTAGCATTTACTTGTTTTGATGTTGACGGAAATGGCCACAAAGTTCGAGTTATCTGCTCTGTCTCCCCACTGTAGGATGAATCGGGCCAGTGTTACCCCGGCAGCCGTGACGAGGAGCAGACCTTTGCCTATCTCATTGTGGACCCCTTCAAACGGCACGTGACACTACTCTGC encodes:
- the cfap300 gene encoding cilia- and flagella-associated protein 300; translation: MSGDNNDLERTFSFRSVPSRKFAFLEEKETVALLMKWSMLGKLSAQTFNFDQKFHLYDSDRFALCFFTDASVLSSVKMMDGWQPFDRPVASVDVEVVPCTKVSMDLFDPIYTCGIVASSGHIARCFHEVYPDYDKLREMLQDEDSDNYHILGSAERAEFLFRLFKYLCLGGELNQYEDTIEPYINVTKKVYKELISVQKDPETKRIAVVSMVLKVHVYDESGQCYPGSRDEEQTFAYLIVDPFKRHVTLLCHSYGVGTMSL